In a genomic window of Zingiber officinale cultivar Zhangliang chromosome 9B, Zo_v1.1, whole genome shotgun sequence:
- the LOC122022873 gene encoding rhodanese-like domain-containing protein 4, chloroplastic: MEVLNAIGLTPLASLHKAASSSSSPGKRVEARRSLLPLRIRNLAALSSVLGAGGLTRALTYEEALNQTFGSFSPFPDFDLSGLLDGIVSFVTNNPLVVVDAGLPLAVPLVISQVLNLAQSWGVESAKGAINGRWLWRSRR, from the coding sequence ATGGAAGTTCTAAATGCTATAGGCCTCACTCCATTAGCCTCGCTCCACAAGGccgcttcctcttcctcctcccccgGAAAAAGGGTCGAGGCCAGACGGTCGCTTCTACCCCTCAGGATCCGTAACCTCGCCGCCCTCTCGTCCGTTCTCGGCGCCGGAGGGCTCACCAGAGCCTTGACCTATGAGGAAGCGCTAAACCAGACCTTCGGCAGCTTCTCCCCCTTCCCGGACTTCGATCTCAGCGGGCTCCTCGACGGGATCGTGAGCTTCGTCACCAACAACCCTCTCGTCGTCGTCGACGCTGGGTTGCCACTGGCGGTGCCGCTCGTTATTTCTCAGGTGTTGAATCTGGCGCAGAGCTGGGGGGTGGAGTCCGCCAAGGGGGCCATCAATGGCAGATGGCTTTGGCGGAGCCGGCGATGA